A window of the Listeria swaminathanii genome harbors these coding sequences:
- a CDS encoding molybdenum cofactor biosynthesis protein MoaE gives MKYVALQHEKIEIGLLSEKLINKNHGGINLFVGTIREWTGDIQTEEIRYTSYEEMALKELNKLATEVEAKWGADVVIVHRLGLLQITDVAVFIGVSTPHRAACYEGSRYIIEHLKERVPIWKEEKDVDKTRWGGIDADNS, from the coding sequence ATGAAATATGTAGCTTTACAACACGAAAAAATCGAAATCGGCCTACTTTCTGAGAAGTTAATCAATAAAAATCACGGTGGTATTAACCTGTTTGTTGGCACCATTCGCGAATGGACTGGCGACATCCAAACCGAAGAAATTCGCTATACGTCCTACGAAGAAATGGCACTCAAAGAATTAAACAAGTTAGCCACAGAAGTAGAAGCGAAATGGGGCGCAGATGTCGTTATCGTTCACCGGTTAGGGCTGTTGCAAATAACCGACGTTGCTGTATTTATCGGCGTATCAACACCACACCGGGCTGCTTGCTACGAGGGTTCCAGATATATTATTGAACACTTAAAAGAACGGGTACCAATATGGAAAGAAGAAAAAGATGTCGATAAAACAAGGTGGGGTGGCATAGATGCTGACAACAGTTAA
- the moaD gene encoding molybdopterin converting factor subunit 1: MLTTVKFFAFLAEKTNQTEVKLNLQQCQTVGEVREVISSEFPEIAIDLATCMLAVNMEFQHDGDLLPEEITEIAVIPPVSGG; this comes from the coding sequence ATGCTGACAACAGTTAAATTCTTCGCTTTTTTAGCCGAGAAAACAAATCAAACAGAAGTAAAATTGAATTTACAGCAATGCCAAACAGTTGGCGAGGTTCGTGAAGTCATTAGTAGTGAGTTTCCCGAAATAGCCATAGATTTGGCGACATGTATGCTGGCCGTCAATATGGAGTTTCAACACGACGGGGACCTTTTACCAGAAGAAATAACTGAAATAGCTGTCATTCCGCCAGTTAGCGGTGGATAA
- the moaC gene encoding cyclic pyranopterin monophosphate synthase MoaC has translation MEKDDLTHFNEEKRAKMVDVTSKSETKRRAIARATIHMNEETLARIHAGKMAKGDVLAVAQVAGIMAAKKTSELIPMCHPIMTTKADISFEDDGETALTITSEVVTVGKTGVEMEALTAVTIAALTIYDMCKAMDKGMKIEKTYLVEKTGGKSGTFKAEA, from the coding sequence ATGGAAAAAGACGATTTAACCCATTTCAATGAGGAAAAACGTGCAAAAATGGTCGATGTCACAAGTAAATCAGAAACGAAACGCCGTGCAATTGCCAGAGCAACGATACATATGAATGAAGAAACATTAGCGCGAATCCATGCTGGTAAAATGGCTAAAGGAGACGTTCTGGCCGTTGCACAAGTGGCTGGTATCATGGCAGCGAAAAAAACAAGCGAACTCATCCCGATGTGCCACCCGATTATGACGACCAAAGCGGATATTTCTTTTGAAGATGACGGGGAAACGGCGCTAACTATCACATCGGAAGTCGTAACGGTTGGAAAAACGGGTGTAGAAATGGAAGCTCTCACCGCAGTCACGATTGCCGCGTTAACCATTTATGATATGTGTAAAGCAATGGATAAAGGAATGAAAATAGAAAAAACCTATTTAGTGGAGAAAACTGGCGGGAAAAGCGGGACATTTAAAGCAGAAGCGTAA
- the moaA gene encoding GTP 3',8-cyclase MoaA yields MQLLKDKFGRVHDYIRISVTDRCNLRCVYCMPEEGLTFLPHEKVLSKDEIVSFMELMVKFGIKKVRITGGEPLLRTDIVEIVRGLGAIPEIEDISITTNAMYLAKKAEALKEAGLTRVNISLDSLHADRFQAITRGGRLQKVLDGIQKAEEVGLFPIKLNVVLIKGQNDDEITDFLKFTKDKDINIRFIEYMPIGHAGTSWKEKYLPLDTIFEACDEAGYEYERVDSIRGNGPSENFRIKGAKGTFGVIHPVSAHFCDSCNRLRLTADGYIKACLYWDEEMNIRPFIHEPVKLMQLVQKAIDNKPENHEMALKLQDEVQSNKPTWRRMSQIGG; encoded by the coding sequence ATGCAATTATTAAAGGATAAATTTGGGCGGGTACACGATTATATTCGCATTTCAGTAACAGATCGGTGCAATTTAAGGTGTGTGTATTGTATGCCCGAAGAAGGCCTGACATTTTTGCCTCATGAAAAAGTACTATCCAAAGATGAAATTGTCAGTTTTATGGAATTAATGGTGAAATTTGGCATCAAAAAAGTGCGCATCACTGGCGGAGAGCCATTACTTAGAACCGATATCGTGGAAATTGTTCGCGGACTTGGAGCGATTCCTGAAATAGAAGATATTTCGATTACAACCAATGCGATGTATTTGGCGAAAAAAGCAGAAGCATTGAAAGAAGCTGGGCTGACAAGGGTTAACATTAGTTTGGATTCCTTACACGCAGACCGTTTTCAAGCGATTACACGTGGAGGCCGTTTACAAAAAGTGCTCGATGGCATTCAAAAAGCAGAAGAAGTTGGGCTATTTCCAATTAAGCTTAATGTTGTTCTGATTAAAGGGCAAAACGATGACGAAATAACTGATTTCCTGAAGTTTACAAAAGATAAAGACATAAATATTCGCTTCATTGAATATATGCCAATTGGCCACGCCGGCACGAGTTGGAAAGAAAAGTATTTGCCACTCGATACGATTTTTGAAGCCTGTGATGAAGCTGGCTATGAATATGAACGAGTTGACTCAATCCGCGGCAATGGTCCTTCCGAAAATTTTCGTATAAAAGGGGCAAAAGGGACATTCGGTGTCATTCACCCAGTTAGTGCTCATTTTTGCGATAGCTGCAACCGACTCAGACTGACGGCGGACGGCTATATTAAAGCTTGTTTATACTGGGATGAAGAAATGAATATTCGGCCCTTTATCCATGAGCCGGTGAAACTGATGCAACTCGTGCAAAAAGCGATTGATAACAAACCGGAAAATCATGAAATGGCGTTAAAATTACAAGATGAAGTGCAGTCTAATAAACCAACTTGGCGTCGTATGAGCCAAATTGGGGGATAA